Sequence from the Egibacter rhizosphaerae genome:
CATCGCTGTCGAACGGGACCCGGCGTGGGCACGGCAACTCCGCGAGCGCGTTCGGGCGGAAGGCCTCCACGATCGGGTCGAGGTCGTCCGTGCGGATCTGCGCGCGTACGCGTTGCCGCGGTCTCCCTACCGGGTGGTGAGCAGCCCGCCGTTCGCGTTGACCACCGACCTGATGCGCCGGCTGTGCGACGACCCCGACCGCGGACCGGAACGCGCCGACCTGCTGGTCCAGCACGAGGTGGCGGTCAAGCGCGCCGCCGAGCCGCCCGCCACGCTGCAGTCGTCGGCCTGGGCCCCCTGGTGGACCTTCGAGCTCGGCCCCGTCGTCCCCCGGCAGGCCTTCCGCCCCGTGCCGCGCGTCGACGGGGCCTGGCTGACCGTGCGCAAGCGCGAGCCCCCGGTGCTGCCCACCCGGTTGGCACCCGGCTTTCGCGAAGTCTTGCGTCCCGCGTGGGAGACCGGGCGTTGAGCCATCACGCGACCGGGTCCTCCAGCTCCACGTGATGGTCGTGCCTCCAGGGCCAGCGAGCGATCGGTCACCATCCAGCGAGGGCGTCGCGGGAGGAGGGAATCACCGACGGCCCGGCGCGCGAAGGAGCTCGAGCGCGGCCCGCTGACGCCGGATCGACTCGATGACGTCGAGCAACCTTGACGCGGGACGGTCGCGGCGGCGTCGGACCGCGACCAGCCTCGTGGGCACGTGACCCGGATTGCGCACCGCCCGCAGCGGCAGCCACCCGAGCACCAGCAGGTCGTCGGCCCGGAACGTCCTCCGGCCGCCGGCTTCGCAGTCCACCTCGAGGCGCCCCCGCTCGACCACCACGAGCGACCCTCCCCAGTCGGCGGCCTCCGTTGGCTGCTCGGCCCCGGGCCCGAGAACGACCCACCACCGCTCGAACATCCCCGGCAGGTCGACACGTGTGACCAGCCCGACCACGTCGACGAGGTCGGCGTCGTCGTGCCCTGTCGTCGGGGGATCATCCATCGTTCACGCCCAGTCCGGGAACACGGGACCCTCAGCCCTGCGCCATGCCCGCCCGGTGCGCCTCGGACAGCTGGATGATCTGCACGTAGTTGCCATCCGGGTCGATGGCCGTCGCGAAGAGGCTGCCCTCGCGATCCTCGAGCGCGGCCAGCCACTGCACCCCCGCGTCCTCCATGCGGGCGACGATCGCGCGAGCGTCGGCGACGTCGAAGTTGAGGATGATGCGACCCGGGTCGACCGTGGGGCCCGCCACGTCGTCGCGGCGGTCGATCAGCACGTGCACGTCGCCGAAGCGCAGGATGCGGTACCCGTCGACGCGCGAGTCCTCGGCGGGGTCGAGCGTGCCCGCGTACCAGTCGCCGAGCCGATCGGGTTCGGGGCTGGCGAGCAGGAGGCTGTCGAGGGCGGGGCGGGTCATGATCGTCTCCTTGGCCGGTCGCCCCCCACTGGGGCGCTACTGGTGCAGACCCCGTTCGCGCCGCCGACTCATCGGTCGTGCGGACGCGCGTCGAGCGGCTATCTTCAGTGCATGTGCCGCAACATCCAGCAGCTACGAGGCGCGGATCCGCCGGCCACCGACGCGGAGGTGCGCGACGCCGCGCTGCAGTACGTCCGCAAGGTCAGCGGTTACCGCTCGCCGTCCTCGGCCAACCAGGAGGCCTTCGACACCGCGGTCGACGAGGTCGCGGCAGCCACGCGAAGACTCCTCGACGGCCTGGTCGTCACCCAGAACTCGCGGCCGGCTACGCCGGTCCAGCGTGGGATCCGTGAGGCGCGTCAGGGCTGAGCCACCGTGACGCCGGACCGTCGGTCACGAGCGCGCGCTCGGGCTCGCCACCGACGCCTTGACCGGCCAGCGCGCGCCAACCGGTGAGGGCGGGGCGCCCACCGATCAGAGCGGGCGCCGACCGATGAGCCGCGCGCACCTGCATCGTCTCCTCTTGCCAGTCGACTCGGCCATTGGTGACGGAGGCGACACGGCGGTGGGGCTGCCGGCAGTGAGGGACGACTGGGGCGGCTCCGCGGACCGGAACTGACCCCGACGTGCCTAGTCTGCGTGCACCGAGCACCGCACGACCCATCACACACCCGGCCCCGGCGAGGAGCGACATGGAACCGCCACCGAACCCGCACCCGGGCTCTACGCTCGACGACCCGAGCCCGCCGCCCCCGCATGGCCCCGGCCTCCGCTCGGGCGAACCCCGGCAGAGGCCGGTGCGGCTGCCCGCGGCGCGCCGAACCGCGGCCCGAGTGCTGCGGCGTCTCGCCCGGCGTATCGCCCCCGGACCGGCCCAGCCCACCGATGGCGGGTGCGGCAAGCCGGCGTGATCGATCGCGCCACGCGCCGCCAACGCCATCAGGCCGCGCACGCCGCGCGCCGCCAACGCCATCACGCCGACCACACCCCAGCGGCGGATGGGTCACACCGACCACGGACGGAAAGGGGATGCCGATGGAGGAGCCTCGGTCGCTCGAGGAGTGCTTCGCGTCCTTCGACGAGCGGTGGCAACCGCGGATCGTCACCCGGGTGAACGACTACGACGTCAAGATCGCCCATGTCGAGGGCGAGTACGTCGAGCACGTGCACGACGACACCGACGAGTACTTCCACGTCCTCGCCGGGGAGCTCACGCTGACGCTGCCGGGGGAGGGCCGCTCGGTCGTCATCGCTGCCGGTGAGGTGTTCACCGTGCCACGCGGTGTGTCACATCAGCCTTCGGCGGCACCTGGGACGCGGATCCTGATGTTCGAGCCGCGCGGAACCCTCAACGACGGCGATCTTGGGGGCGGCACCGCGGGCGAGGCCGTGTCCTGACGCTCGCGCCATCCCGCCTGGGCGGGCTCGTGTGCACACGTGCACACGAGCCCGCCCAGATCCAGGTCGCACCCGTGACCGGGCCCGCGCGCGGGCGCCGTCACGGTTCGGTGGTCGCCCGCTCCGGCGGGCCCTGGCCGGCTGACAGCTCCCCGGCCACCGAGCAAGCCGCGTCGTAGGCGATCCTCGCGAGGCGCCCACCGGTGCTGGCCCGCCGCACGCCGAGCCCGGCGAGCTCGGCTGGATCGGGGCCGTCCGGCAACAGGAGCACGTTGACGGGAGCTCTGGTCGCGGTGACGACGGTGCGGATCCGCTCCGGGTCGGTCAGCCCCGGGGCATAGGCGACGTCCGCTCCCGCGCGGCGGTAGGTGTCGAGGCGATGCACTGTGTCATCGAAGTCGTCGATCCCGTACAGGTGGTTCTCCGCCCGCGCCGTCAGGACGAGCCCGTGCGCACGAGCGGTCGTCGCTGCGGCCTCCACCCGTTCGGCGGCCGGTTCCAACGGGTCGATCGCCCCGGTCGCGGGGTCGTAGTCCTCGATCGACAGCCCCGCGACCCCTGCGGCGGCCAGGGTCGCCACGTTGGCCGCCACTCCGGCGGCCGTGGTCGCGAACAACCGCTCGGAGTCCACGCTCACCGGAACGTCGACCGCCGCGACGAGACTCGCGGCGTGCGCACACAGCTCGTCGAATCCGACCTGCTGATCGTCGCGGCCGAGGGACATCGCGTGGCCCGAGCTGGTCGTTGCGAGGGCCGGAAAGCCCATGGCCGCGAAACGGACGGCACTGCCCACGTCCCAAGCATTGGGCATGATGAAGAAATCGCCGGAATGCAGATCGTGGAACCGTTGGCGTGCGGGCACGGCGTCGTCTCCTCAGCGGGTTCGATGGGAGATCATCGCACACGAAACCTGCCTCATCCCGGCTGAGCGTGGACCGACACCGAGCGTGGGCGGCTGACCGAGGGGCGCTCGGCGAGGCCTAGGTAGGCCGCCTCGCATCCGGCGACGCAGGGTCGACCGTCGGCGCGTCGAGTCGAGCGGCCAGGCGCTCGAGGCCGGCCGCGACCCGCGCCCGCGCCATGGCCACGCGGGTGGGACGAGCGCCGGCGGAGTACCGCGCCCGCTGCCGCGCTCGGGACACCTGCCGCTCCCGCTCGGCGATTCGGCGCAACTCGCGCGCGCGGTACTCCATCAGGTCGTAAGTGTCGATGGGTCCCACGGGGTTGCCTTTCCTCCCTGGCCGGAGTGCGACGGTACGGGCGGACCCGGACCGATCCGGTCCGGGGTTCGCAGAGAGGCAGGAGGGGCGACCCGTCGCGCAACTCGCCTCGCTACCCATGAGACGACAGGTGGGGTCCGCGGTCATCGCCGGACGTGCCGGGCTCAGGCCATCGCACGCCGCGCCGACGAGGTCGGGCGCGGTCGAGACCGGTCAGGGCGCCTCCGGCAACTCGCGTGCCCGCTGTTCGAGGAACCGGCGCTCGGCGGCATTGGTCGCGAGCCGGTACGCGCGCTCGTAGGCACGAGCAGCCCCGGCGTCACGTCCGAGGCGCCGCAGCAGGTCGGCCCGCGTCGCGTGGAACAGGTGGTAGTCCTCCAGGCCGAGCGCCTCGACCGCGTCCAGCGCCGGAGCAGGCCCGCGCACCTCGGCCAGGGCCACCGCCCGGTTGAGCGCCACCACCGGGGTGGGCGCCATCGCCATCTGCTGGTCGTACAGCGCCAGGATCTGTCGCCAGTCGGTCACGACCGCCGTCCGCGCGTCCGTGTGCACCGCGTTGATCGCCGCCTGGATCTGGTAGGGACCCGGCCGGTCACGGCGCAGGCACTCGCGGACCAGGGCCTGGCCTTCGGCGATGAGCCTGGGATCCCAGAGGGACCGGTCCTGCTCGCGCAGCGGCACCAGCGACCCGTCATCGGTCGTCCGCGCCGCGCGCCGCGCCTCGGACAGCACCATCAACCCGAGCAGGCCGAGCACCTCCGGCTCGTCGGGCAGGCGCCCAACCAACAGACGCGCAAGTCGGATCGCCTCCGCGGACAGGTGATCGCGTACCAGGCCCTCGCCACTGGCGGCCAGATAGCCCTCGTTGAAGACGAGGTAGAGCACCCCGAGCACGCCCGACAGCCGATCAGAGAGCTCCTCCTCGTCCGGGACCCGGTAGGGGATGTTCGCCGCGCGGATCTTGCGTTTGGCTCGCACCAGGCGCTGGGCCATCGTCGGTTCGGTCACGAGGAAGGCGCGAGCGATCTCGCCGGTTTGGAGCCCTCCCACCATCCGCAGGGTCAGGGCGACACGGGCGGGCACGGCCAGGGAGGGGTGGCAGCACGTGAAGATGAGGCGGAGACGGTCGTCCGGCATCGGCGCGCCGGTCGGAGGATCGGGCTCGGCGCGAAGACGCGCCGCTTCGGCGTGACGATCGTCACGGAGGGCCTCGCGCCGGAGCCGATCGATTGCCCGCCGACGAGCCGTGGTCGTGATCCAGCCACCGGGGTTCGGTGGAACCCCGGTGGCCGGCCAGCGCCGGCTCGCCACGACGAACGCCTCCTGGACGGCCTCCTCGGCCACGTCGAGGTCGCCGAAGGCGCGCATGAGCGCCGCGACCGCCAGCCCGGACTCCTCGCGGAAGACCCGGCTGATCTCGTCGGTGTAGCTCGCGGACACGCGTGCTAGAGGCTCGCCCACTGGAACGGGCGGACCTCGATGGGGGTACCGGTGGCCCGGGAGGCCTTCTCCGCCCAGCGCAGGGCAGCGTCCAGATCGGGTGCCTCGATGATGTTCAGCCCGCCGAGCTGCTCCTTGGTCTCGACGAACGGGCCGTCGGCGGTCAGCACCTCGTTCCCCTCCACGCGCACGACCGTCGCGGCGTCAGGGTCGTGGAGACCTCCGGCGAACACCCAGGCACCGGCCGCCTTCAACTCGTCCTTGAAGGCCTCGACCCGGCCCGTGATCTCCTGCAGTTCCTCCGGGGACGGCGGGACACCGTCCGCCGGGTAGACGACGGACAGCAGGTAGTGCGACATGACGGTCCCTCCTCGTCATCCGGGGGCGGCTCCGTTACCGGCCCCTCTACCCCCTCCACGAACCCGACCCCGCACATTCGACACCGTCACCGATCTCGTCTCCACCCTCCCGAGGCCCCGTCCCGTTCTCGAGGACGCACGAGCACGACGGGAGCCTGCGGTGAGGCACCGAGCACGGGCACGAGCAGCGATTCAGCGGGGAGTCGCCCGGACGTCGAGCAGCTCGGCGCCGAGCCGGTGGAGCTCCTCGACGAGATCATCGCCCTCGACGACCTCGAAGCGGCACCCGAGCGACAGAAGGTAGCGCGCGACCCAGTACGGATCGTCGCCGCCGAGCTCCATCAGGGTCGCGCGCTCGCCGTCGGGTTCCAACGTGCCCTCCGTGGGCGGGATGAAGCGCCGCGCGCGGGTGACCGGGATCATGAGGCGCACGATGACGCGACGCTGGTGCATCCCGAACGCGACCGCCTCGGCCACCATGGCGGCAGGATCGGGCGGGCCAGGCGACGCGACACGCGTTCCCAGGGGTGCCACCTCGGTGATGCGGTCGACCCGCAGGGTGCGCCACGCATCCTTGCGCACGTCCCGCGCCACCAGGTACCAACGGCGTTCGGTACGCACCAGGCGATACGGGTCGATGTCACGCCGGCTCGTCGTGCCGGTCCGATCCCGGTAGGCGATGCGCACTTGTTCACCCTGCCGGCTGGCCTGAGCGATCACCGCCAGGGTGTCGGGATCGACGCCGCGGTAGGGCCCGGCGGCACCGAGCTGCACGGTGTCGGCTCCGAGCGCCACGACCCGGCCCCGCAGGTGGGCGGGCAACGATGTCTCGAGCTTGGCGAGCGCGCTCACCGCCGACTCGTCCACTCCGGTGACACCGCTCGTCGTGGCCGTCCGCAGTCCCACGGCGACGGCAACGGCCTCCTCCTCGTTGAGCACCAACGGGGGCAGCGCCTGCCCGCGCGCCAGGCGGTAGCCCCCCTCGGTGCCGGCAGCGGAGTCGATCGCGTACCCGAGGTCGCGCAGGCGGCTGATGTCACGGCGCAGCGTCCGCGGGGTCACGCCCAGCCGCTCCGCCAGCTGCTCGCCCGACCACTCGCGGCGGGCCTGCAGCAACCCGAGCAGTTGCAACATGCGGCTGGTGGGATCCATGCCACACAGCATGGCCGAGCCTGCGGACAGGATCTGACCGCGGACCACCTACCTTCCGGCCACCGATCGACGACGAAAGGACCCAGCGGTGGCCGACCCGACGATCCGCCCGTACACGACCGACGTCCCCCAAGCCGACGTCGACGATCTGCACGACCGCTTAACACGTGCGTGCTGGCCCGACGAGTTGCCCGGGGTGGGATGGTCCTACGGCGTCCCGGTCACGTACCTGCGGGAACTCGCGGAGTACTGGCGCACTGGCTACGACTGGCGAGCGCACGAGGCGCGGCTCAATGATCTGCCCCAGTTCACCACCGAGATCGAGGGGCAGCCCGTCCACTTCGTTCATGTGCGCTCCCCCGAGACCGATGCGCTCCCACTGGTGCTGACACACGGATGGCCCGGCTCGATCGTGGAATTCCTCGACGTCATCGGACCCCTCACCGACCCCCGCCGACACGGGGGCGACCCGGGCGACGCCTTCCACCTGGTCGTGCCGACCCTGCCGGGCTTCACCTTCTCGGGTCCCACCCTCGCGGCCGGCCAGGGCACGACCGAGCGGTACGCGGAGATCGTCGCGGAACTGATGGCCCGGCTGGGCTACGACCGCTATGGCGCCCAGGGCGGCGACGTGGGAGCCTTCGTCTCCCCGCAACTCGGGCGGATCGCTCCCGAGCGGGTCGTAGGCGTCCACATGAACGCGATGGTCACGATCCCCTCGTGGGATGACGACGGCAGCGGCTACGACGAGACCGACCAGGCACGCCTCGCCGAGCTCCACGCGGCATGGGAGGAGGGCTTCGGCTACGCGGCCATCCAGGGCACCCGGCCACAAACCCTCGCGTTCGGGCTCCGGGACTCCCCCGTCGGGTTGCTCGCCTGGTTGGTCGACATCTTCCACACCTTCTCGAACCCCGACGTCGAGCGGCCCGACGACGCCGTCGACCGGGACGCACTGCTCACCAACATCAGCCTGTACTGGTTCACGGGCACCATCGGCTCGTCGTTCCGGCTGTACAAGGAGTCGCAGCAGTGGGACGCCGAGCCCGCCTCCTCGGGGGTTCCGACCGCGGTGGCAGTCTTCCCGGGGGACGTGACCGTCCGCGGCATCGCTGAGAAGCAGAACCACATCGTGCGCTGGACCGAGTTCGAGCGCGGGGGCCACTTCGCCGCCATGGAGGCACCCGACCTCCTCGTCGACGATGTTCGGGCCTTCTTCCGTACCGTCGGCTCATCGTGACGGTCCTGGGCCGATCCAGGTCGGGATCGGGATCCACCAGCAAACCGGCGAGCGGAACGAACGACCACCTGGATCGATGGACAGTGGCGCAGCACGACCGATGGTCTACGCTGACCTGCTGCACTCGGCTGTGGCGCAATGTTGTTGTGGGCCTCGGAAGGGCTTCGGACGGGAGGGTCTGGAATTGAGTGATCTCGCTGCTTCGCGCCCATCGAGGCCTCGAACCCACGAGCCCTCGTCCGCAACGCCGGGGGTCGGCGAGCCGGACCTCGAGGTCTACCGCCGGGAACTGACCGCGCACTGCTACCGCATGCTCGGATCCCCGTTCGAGGCCGAGGACGCCGTGCAGGAGACCATGGTGCGCGCCTGGCGCGCGATGGACCGGTTCGAGGGACGCGCCAGCGTGCGGACGTGGCTCTACACGATCGCGACGAACGTCTGCATCGACATGACCCGCGGCCGCGATCGGCGCGCCCGACCCATGGACCTGGCGCCGTCCTCGACGGTCGCGGAGGCACAGCTGGTCACCCGACCCGAGAACACCTGGCTCGAGCCCGTTCCCGACGGTCACGTGGTGACCGATGGCGAGGACCCGGCCGAGGTCGTGGCGAGCCGCGACAGTGTCCGCTTGGCGTTCGTGGCAGCCCTTCAGCACCTGCCGCCGCGCCAGCGGGCGGTGCTGATCCTGCGGGAGGTCCTGCGGTGGAAGGCTGCGGAGGTCGCCGAGCTGCTCGACACGAGCGTCCCGTCCGTCAACAGCGCGCTGCAACGAGCACGCGCCACCCTGGCGGCCATCGAGCCGGCGCCCGCCGACCCGCTGCGACCCGACGATCCCGAGCAGCAAGCGCTGCTGACCCGCTTCGTCGACGCGTTCGAACGCTACGACATGAACGCGCTCACGGCGTTGCTGGCCGAGGACGCGGTCCAAACGATGCCCCCGTTCGACCTGTGGCTTCAGGGAGCGGGCGAGATCCGCGACTGGATGCTCGGGCCGGGCGCCGAATGCCGTGGTTCTCGGCTGGTCCCGACGGCCGCGAACGGGCTGCCGGCCTACGGCCAGTACCGCCCCAGCGGGCCGGGAGGCCGCCACGAACCGTGGGCGCTCCAGGTCGTCGAGATCTCCGGGGGAAGGATCGTGGGCCTGAACGCGTTCCTCGACACCGACCGGTTGTTCCCGCTCTTCGGGCTGCCTGCCCGATTGGGGTGACCGCGTCCGAGGGGCCGGCACGGCCTCTCGCGTCGACCCACCGATGAGGTTCGGCCCGGGCGCGCGTCACACCCCCTGACGACCCGAGCCTGACCACCCGAGCCGAACCGTGCGAACGGCGCGCCACCGGCGAGCTCCGGGCATCGACCCGCTGCGGACGCGATCTGTCCGCGGCGGCCGGAGACTCGGGCCGCGGTCGCCGCTGGGCCCTCCCCCGGGGGAGGGTCGTACCACGCTCGCTCACGGGCACCACGAGCCCGCGGGCCACGAGACAGGAGCCTTCATGTCCACCGCAGAACCACGCGTCGCGCGCAACGGCGACGCACCCACCGGGCCCGACGGCCCGGCCATCGAGGCCCGCGGCCTCGTCAAGCGGTTCGGCGAGACCGTCGCGGTCAACGGCCTCGACCTCTCGGTCCCGGCCGGCGCGGTGTACGGCGTGCTCGGGCCGAACGGCGCGGGCAAGACCACCGCGATCCGCATCCTCGCCACCCTGTTGCAGGCCGACGAGGGGCACGCGCGCGTGCTCGGGCACGACGTCGAACGGGAGGCGGACGCGGTGCGCAGCCGGGTGAGCCTCACCGGCCAGTTCGCGTCGGTCGACGAGGACCTCACGGGCTTCGAGAACCTCGTGCTGCTGAGCCGGCTGTGGGGCCACGACCGTCGCGCCGCCCGGGTTCGCGCCGGGGAGCTGCTGGAGGCCTTCAGCCTCGCCGATGCGGCCGGACGCCAGGTCAAGACGTACTCGGGCGGCATGCGCCGCCGGATCGACATCGCGGCCAGCATCGTCGTAACCCCTGAGCTGATCTTCCTCGACGAGCCCACGACCGGGCTGGATCCCCGCAGCCGCAACCAGGTGTGGGAGATCGTGCGCACCATGGTGGCGGCGGGGACGACGGTGCTGCTCACCACGCAGTACCTGGACGAGGCCGACCAGCTGGCCCGTCGGATCGCCGTCATCGACCACGGCCGGGTGATCGCCGAGGGCACCAGCAGCCAGCTCAAGGCGTCGGTGGGGGCGGGGGCGCTGCACGTTCGCGTGCTCGACCCCGAGCAGCGCGCCGAGGCCGAGCGGGTGCTCGTCACCGCGCTCGACGCGCCGGTCCGTCTCGAGGCCGACCCGGCCGCGCTGTCCGCCCGCGTCTCGGACGCCGGACGCGTCGCGCACGCGCTCACCGAGCTGTCCGGGACGGGCATCGACATCGCCGACTTCGCGCTGGGCCAGCCGAGCCTCGACGAGGTCTTCCTGGCCCTGACCGGCCGGCCCGCGGAACCCCACGATCCCGACACACCGGACGACGAGGCCCCCGGGGCCGCAGGAGAGGAGCTGACCGCATGACCACCGCTGCCGCCCCCGAACAACTCGAGCAGGACGCGGTGCGGACCGTGCTGTCGACGAGCGCGCGGCCATCCCGGCCGAGCGGACTCACGGTCTCGCTCGTGTTCTGGTGGCGCGCGATGCTCAAGATCAAGCACGTGCCCGAGCAACTCTTCGACGTGACCGCGTTCCCGGTCATGTTCCTGCTCATGTTCACCTACCTCTTCGGTGGCGCCCTCGCCGGATCGACCGGCGCCTACCTGCAGGAGGTGCTGCCCGGGATCCTCGTGCTCACCGTCGCCATGATCACGATGTACACGGGGCTCACGCTCAATCGGGACATCCAGAAGGGCGTGCACGACCGGTTCCGGTCGCTGCCGATCTGGCGGCCGTCCACGCTCGTCGGTCCGCTCCTGGCCGACGTCGTGCGCTACACGCTCGCGTCGACCATCATGATCACCCTCGGGCTCGTCCTGGGCTTCCGCCCCGACGCCGGGGCGAGCGGCATGCTCATGGCCGTCGCCCTGCTGCTCGCCTTCGCGTTCAGCCTGTCGTGGGTGTGGACGGTGCTCGGGATCGTGATGCGCTCAGAGAACGCCCTGATGGGGCTGTCGATGATGATCCTGTTCCCGCTCACGTTCGTGAGCAACGTGTTCGTGCCCCCGGAGACACTCCCCGGTTGGCTCGAGAGCTTTGTGAGCCTGAACCCGGTCACGATCCTCGTCACCGCGACGCGCGGCCTCGCGCACGGTCATGCAGTGGGCACGGAGATCGGCGTCGTGCTGGCAATCAGCGCCGCGCTGGTCGCGGTGTTCGGGCCGTTGACCATGTACGTCTACCGCCGCAAGGCGTGAGCGCGAGTGCCGGCTTCTCAGGCGCCGAGGCGGCCGACGAGGTCGCCTCGGTCGCCGGGCTCGACCCGTTCGAGGCCAAGCCACGTCGCGAGCCGGCCGAGCGCGTCTCGTAGGCCGTCGGCGGCGCTTCCCGGGTCGGCCGCGGGCTCGGCGAACGCACCGGGCACCCGCAGCGTTCCGTTCGCACGGTCCGCTCGAACGTCGGCCCGGGCGACCAGTTGGTCGCCGAGCAGCAGCGGCAACACGTAGTAGCCGTACTCCCGCTTGGCCGCTGGTGTGTAGATCTCGATGCGGTAGTCGAACCCGAACAGCCACCGGGCGCGCGGCCGATACCAGACGACGGGATCGAAGGGGGCGAGCAGGGTGCAGGCCTCCACGCGTCGGGGCACCCGCGCCTCCGCGTGCAGGTACGCCTCGCCGTCGAGGCCCTCGACCGCGACGGGTTCGAGCCGGCCCTCCTCCACGAGCCGGTCGACCGCAACGCGTGCCTCGCCCTTGCGCAGCCGGAAGTAGTCGGCCAGGTCGCCGGTGGTCGCGACGCCGTGGGCCCTGGCCGCCCGCTCCACCAACGCCGCGTGCGCATCCGGCTCACTGGGAGTCGGCGCCGCGAGCACCCCCTCGGGCACGACGCGTCCCGCGAGGTCGTAGACGCGCACGAACCCGCGTCGCTCGCGCACGGCGAGGCGTCCCCGGCCGAACAGCTCCTCGCAGGCGGCCTTGACCTCCGACCAGTCCCACCACGGGCCACGCGCGGCGCGATGGCCCTCGATCTCGGCCGCGGTCGCCGGCCCGCCCTCGCGGATGGCCTGCTCGACCGCATCGAGCCAGCCGGCCGGCGCGTCGGCCAGGACCCGGCTCGCCGGCCGGTACCCGAAGCGCCGCATCCTCCAGCGCAGGAGCGGGTGCAGGTCGACCGGCGCCAAGGAGGCCTCGTGCACCCAGTACTCGAAGAGCTCCCGACGCCGGTAGGCGAGGTCGTCGACCAACCCACGCGGGTACGGGCCGAGGCGTGAGAAGGCGGGGAAGTAGTGGGCCCGCGCGACAGCGCTGACCGAGTCGATCTGCAACACCTGCGTTCGGGCCAGCACCCGCCGCAGGTGTCGGGCGTCGACCCGTCCGCTGGGCGAGGCGTCGGCGAACCCCTGGGCCGCGAGCGCGACCCCGCGGGCCTGCGCACGGCTCAGGGACTGCGTACCCGAGCGGGCGCCGCGCCGGACCACGTGACCCCTCCGTCCCCGCCGATCGCGCCGCTACCGGGGGAGGTCGACGGCCCCCGCGAACACCGAGCGCGGCGAGCCTAGGGAGGCGCCGGGACCGAGCGCAAGCACCGGCGCACCCGCGCAGCTGCTCCGAGCCGAGCCCCGCCCTGCCCCGCTACAGTCGAGGGACGCCGATGGCACCGACCGGCCCAGTGAGGGACTGAATGGGCAAGAGACCCCTGGCCGTTGTCGCCGTGGCGCTCGTCCTGATTCTGGCCGGAGTGGGCGCGTACGTCGCCCTCGCCGGCGGAGAGCCCGAGGAGGAGCCACCCGAGCCAGCCGCGGACGGCGACGCCGAGGATCCGACCGACGACCCGGACGACGAGGCGACCGACGAGCCCGACGACGGCGACGAGGGCGACGAGGGCGACGAACCCGATGAGCCCCTCGACGGGGAGGACGAGCCCCGCGACGACGAGCCGGCTGACGGCCCCGACGACGCGGACGAGGAGGAACACCCCGAGCCGGAGCTGGCGGTGGAGTCGGTGGTGGAGGGGTTGTCCGAGCCGTGG
This genomic interval carries:
- a CDS encoding sigma-70 family RNA polymerase sigma factor; this encodes MSDLAASRPSRPRTHEPSSATPGVGEPDLEVYRRELTAHCYRMLGSPFEAEDAVQETMVRAWRAMDRFEGRASVRTWLYTIATNVCIDMTRGRDRRARPMDLAPSSTVAEAQLVTRPENTWLEPVPDGHVVTDGEDPAEVVASRDSVRLAFVAALQHLPPRQRAVLILREVLRWKAAEVAELLDTSVPSVNSALQRARATLAAIEPAPADPLRPDDPEQQALLTRFVDAFERYDMNALTALLAEDAVQTMPPFDLWLQGAGEIRDWMLGPGAECRGSRLVPTAANGLPAYGQYRPSGPGGRHEPWALQVVEISGGRIVGLNAFLDTDRLFPLFGLPARLG
- a CDS encoding ATP-binding cassette domain-containing protein, whose translation is MSTAEPRVARNGDAPTGPDGPAIEARGLVKRFGETVAVNGLDLSVPAGAVYGVLGPNGAGKTTAIRILATLLQADEGHARVLGHDVEREADAVRSRVSLTGQFASVDEDLTGFENLVLLSRLWGHDRRAARVRAGELLEAFSLADAAGRQVKTYSGGMRRRIDIAASIVVTPELIFLDEPTTGLDPRSRNQVWEIVRTMVAAGTTVLLTTQYLDEADQLARRIAVIDHGRVIAEGTSSQLKASVGAGALHVRVLDPEQRAEAERVLVTALDAPVRLEADPAALSARVSDAGRVAHALTELSGTGIDIADFALGQPSLDEVFLALTGRPAEPHDPDTPDDEAPGAAGEELTA
- a CDS encoding ABC transporter permease; translation: MTTAAAPEQLEQDAVRTVLSTSARPSRPSGLTVSLVFWWRAMLKIKHVPEQLFDVTAFPVMFLLMFTYLFGGALAGSTGAYLQEVLPGILVLTVAMITMYTGLTLNRDIQKGVHDRFRSLPIWRPSTLVGPLLADVVRYTLASTIMITLGLVLGFRPDAGASGMLMAVALLLAFAFSLSWVWTVLGIVMRSENALMGLSMMILFPLTFVSNVFVPPETLPGWLESFVSLNPVTILVTATRGLAHGHAVGTEIGVVLAISAALVAVFGPLTMYVYRRKA
- a CDS encoding winged helix-turn-helix domain-containing protein — protein: MVRRGARSGTQSLSRAQARGVALAAQGFADASPSGRVDARHLRRVLARTQVLQIDSVSAVARAHYFPAFSRLGPYPRGLVDDLAYRRRELFEYWVHEASLAPVDLHPLLRWRMRRFGYRPASRVLADAPAGWLDAVEQAIREGGPATAAEIEGHRAARGPWWDWSEVKAACEELFGRGRLAVRERRGFVRVYDLAGRVVPEGVLAAPTPSEPDAHAALVERAARAHGVATTGDLADYFRLRKGEARVAVDRLVEEGRLEPVAVEGLDGEAYLHAEARVPRRVEACTLLAPFDPVVWYRPRARWLFGFDYRIEIYTPAAKREYGYYVLPLLLGDQLVARADVRADRANGTLRVPGAFAEPAADPGSAADGLRDALGRLATWLGLERVEPGDRGDLVGRLGA